The following are encoded in a window of Geobacter metallireducens GS-15 genomic DNA:
- a CDS encoding SDR family NAD(P)-dependent oxidoreductase: MGLERFSLKGKTAIVTGASQGLGEAMALGLAEAGANLVLASRNEASMAKVASEVTSKGVQCLTVKTDMLKADDIQAMVDKGIAQFGTIDILVNNAGINLVKPFVNLTEEDWDSVVDTNLKGYFLCSQVVGREMIKNKNGCVINNASVFGLRGFPNIASYIASKGGVVQLTRGLAVEWARHNIRVNCIAPGYIVTEMAKRDIETNPKILEQNLLKIPMKRGGQPREVADVVVFLASEASSYMTGQIVSMDGGWSAF; this comes from the coding sequence ATGGGCTTGGAACGTTTCAGTCTGAAAGGTAAAACCGCTATCGTCACCGGTGCCAGTCAGGGGCTGGGTGAAGCCATGGCACTGGGTCTGGCGGAAGCAGGTGCCAATCTGGTGCTGGCGAGCCGCAACGAAGCCAGTATGGCCAAGGTCGCTTCCGAGGTGACCTCAAAAGGGGTCCAGTGTCTTACGGTCAAAACGGACATGCTGAAGGCCGATGACATTCAGGCGATGGTGGATAAGGGGATCGCCCAATTCGGAACGATCGATATCCTGGTCAACAATGCCGGCATCAATCTGGTCAAGCCGTTTGTGAATCTTACCGAGGAGGACTGGGACTCGGTCGTTGATACGAACCTCAAAGGATATTTCCTCTGTAGCCAGGTTGTGGGCAGGGAAATGATCAAGAACAAGAACGGCTGTGTTATCAACAATGCCTCCGTCTTCGGTCTCAGGGGCTTTCCCAATATTGCGTCATACATAGCCAGCAAGGGTGGGGTTGTCCAACTGACCAGGGGATTGGCCGTGGAATGGGCCCGTCACAATATCCGGGTGAACTGTATTGCCCCGGGCTATATCGTTACCGAAATGGCCAAGAGGGATATTGAGACAAATCCGAAGATTCTGGAGCAGAACCTGCTGAAGATCCCCATGAAAAGGGGCGGTCAGCCCCGGGAAGTCGCCGATGTCGTGGTGTTCCTGGCGTCGGAGGCCTCAAGCTACATGACAGGACAGATCGTCTCCATGGATGGCGGCTGGTCGGCTTTCTAG
- a CDS encoding enoyl-CoA hydratase/isomerase family protein codes for MTEKFETIIFEKRGAIAVITMNRPDKLNACNTVMYRELDCVLDKIESDREVQAVVITGSGDKAFSAGADLEELNFDNLRDSSEYIKVDARAFRRLENIPQPVIAAVNGAAIGYGCKVAIVSDIAIASETAKFSLPGATFGAVHVIMLGRAREVMGRKRLSQLLLTGEKIDAHEAERYGIVNKVVPQDQVMAEAMKIANRIAECPPLSVQVTRRMLHRGMDDDYRWEDLLSPGLLLMEDVKEGRRAFKEKRKPKFVGK; via the coding sequence ATGACCGAAAAATTCGAAACGATTATCTTCGAAAAGCGCGGAGCCATTGCAGTTATTACCATGAACCGCCCTGACAAGCTCAATGCCTGCAACACGGTCATGTACCGGGAGCTTGATTGTGTCCTTGACAAGATAGAGTCGGACCGGGAAGTGCAGGCGGTGGTCATCACCGGTTCGGGCGACAAGGCGTTCAGCGCCGGAGCCGATCTGGAGGAGCTGAATTTCGATAACCTGCGCGACTCGTCAGAGTATATCAAGGTTGACGCCAGGGCCTTCCGGCGGCTGGAAAATATCCCCCAGCCGGTTATTGCCGCGGTAAACGGGGCCGCCATCGGTTACGGCTGCAAGGTGGCGATCGTGAGTGATATTGCCATCGCTTCGGAAACGGCAAAATTCTCACTGCCTGGCGCTACCTTCGGCGCCGTGCACGTCATAATGCTCGGCAGGGCGCGGGAGGTCATGGGGAGGAAGCGGCTATCCCAACTCCTCCTGACAGGGGAGAAGATCGATGCCCACGAGGCGGAGAGATACGGGATCGTCAACAAGGTCGTTCCCCAGGACCAGGTGATGGCAGAGGCCATGAAGATAGCGAACAGGATTGCGGAGTGCCCGCCGCTCTCGGTCCAGGTGACCAGGCGCATGCTGCATCGCGGCATGGATGATGATTACCGGTGGGAGGATCTGCTGAGCCCCGGGTTGTTGCTCATGGAGGATGTCAAGGAAGGGCGCCGGGCATTCAAAGAGAAACGGAAACCGAAATTTGTTGGTAAATGA
- a CDS encoding enoyl-CoA hydratase-related protein: MSAYRYERDGEGIVTVTINPAGQPASIMDEGTAGELLDRLERDTISGVIITIDQASPATACTVSENSLSARQQVFNRLSAYKSMLRRLETLGKPVVAAINGPTQGRDYELCLAAHHRIAVNDLAIAIGLPDVAAGLIPCNGGVARLVRLIGLEKGLPLLMAGTKLAPEKAKETGLIDQLAASSGELQSMARDWIAANPAAGQPWDQKGYKMPGGTPSSPNIAQQIFVAPAILRKKCADGQPAQESILAVAVEGAQVDLESALRIESRYFTDLLFRTAAG; the protein is encoded by the coding sequence ATGAGCGCATACAGATATGAAAGGGATGGAGAGGGTATCGTAACCGTTACCATCAATCCCGCAGGCCAGCCGGCCAGCATCATGGATGAAGGAACGGCGGGAGAGCTTCTCGATCGCCTTGAACGCGATACCATCAGTGGTGTCATTATCACCATTGATCAGGCATCACCCGCTACCGCCTGCACTGTCAGCGAAAACAGCCTTTCGGCACGTCAGCAGGTTTTTAACCGCCTCAGTGCTTACAAAAGCATGCTGCGGCGTCTTGAAACTCTTGGCAAACCGGTCGTTGCAGCCATCAATGGTCCGACTCAGGGAAGAGATTACGAACTTTGCCTGGCCGCCCATCACCGCATAGCGGTCAACGATCTTGCCATCGCGATCGGCCTGCCGGACGTAGCGGCAGGTCTGATTCCCTGCAACGGTGGAGTAGCGCGCTTGGTCCGCCTGATTGGGCTCGAAAAGGGGTTGCCGCTCCTCATGGCAGGAACAAAACTTGCCCCGGAAAAGGCGAAAGAGACTGGTCTGATTGACCAACTAGCTGCCAGCAGTGGCGAACTCCAATCCATGGCACGAGACTGGATCGCTGCCAATCCCGCTGCCGGTCAGCCCTGGGACCAGAAAGGATATAAGATGCCGGGGGGGACACCTTCCAGCCCCAATATAGCGCAACAGATCTTTGTTGCACCGGCCATCCTGCGGAAAAAATGCGCTGACGGGCAACCGGCACAGGAATCGATACTGGCGGTGGCGGTCGAAGGCGCCCAAGTCGACCTGGAATCGGCTCTGCGCATCGAATCCCGCTATTTTACGGATCTGCTGTTTCGAACAGCTGCCGGTTAA
- a CDS encoding acetyl-CoA C-acetyltransferase — MKNEAYIYDAIRTPRGKGKSDGSLHEVKPVTLLGDLLNELKVRNNLDTSQVEDIVIGCVTPLGDQGGNIAKTAALYAGWDDVVAGFQLNRFCASGLEAVNLAAMKVISGWEDLVVAGGVESMSRVTISSDGGALGLDPETSLKTGFIPQGVSADLIATLEGFSREDVDAFALESQKKAAEASEKGHFSKSLVPVKDRNGLTILGHDEFIRKSTTMEGLAQLKPSFEGVGAVGFDTVALRKYTQLKGINHVHTPGNSSGIVDGAAAVLVGSSAKGKELGLTPRGRVVAGVITSCEPTIMLTGPTAATRKVLQKAGLKISDIDLFEVNEAFAAVVMKFRKDLDIPAEKINVNGGAIAMGHPLGASGAMILGTVLDELERRRLRYGLCTLCVGGGIGIATIVERL; from the coding sequence ATGAAAAATGAAGCATACATCTATGACGCGATACGTACGCCGCGAGGCAAGGGAAAGAGTGATGGATCGCTGCACGAGGTAAAGCCGGTTACCTTGCTGGGTGACCTCTTGAATGAGTTGAAGGTGCGTAACAATCTGGACACATCTCAGGTGGAAGACATCGTCATTGGGTGCGTCACCCCCCTGGGTGATCAGGGGGGGAATATCGCCAAAACCGCGGCGTTGTATGCCGGATGGGACGATGTGGTTGCCGGCTTCCAGTTGAACCGGTTCTGCGCTTCGGGATTGGAGGCGGTGAACCTGGCGGCGATGAAGGTGATATCCGGATGGGAAGATCTTGTGGTGGCGGGTGGCGTGGAATCCATGTCGCGGGTAACCATCAGTTCCGATGGAGGTGCCCTTGGCCTGGACCCGGAAACGAGCCTTAAGACCGGCTTTATCCCTCAAGGGGTATCTGCGGATCTGATAGCTACACTGGAGGGATTTTCCCGCGAAGATGTGGATGCCTTTGCGCTGGAGTCCCAGAAGAAGGCGGCGGAGGCTTCCGAGAAAGGCCATTTCTCTAAATCGCTGGTTCCGGTGAAGGACAGAAACGGCTTGACGATCCTTGGCCACGACGAGTTCATCCGCAAAAGTACGACCATGGAAGGTCTGGCCCAACTGAAACCCTCCTTCGAGGGGGTTGGCGCCGTCGGTTTCGATACGGTTGCGTTACGCAAATATACGCAACTCAAGGGGATCAACCATGTCCATACGCCGGGGAACTCGTCGGGTATTGTTGATGGAGCCGCTGCGGTGCTGGTAGGCAGTTCCGCCAAGGGGAAGGAGTTGGGACTCACGCCGCGTGGACGCGTGGTGGCCGGGGTGATCACCAGTTGCGAACCGACAATTATGCTCACCGGTCCGACGGCAGCTACTCGCAAGGTACTGCAGAAAGCGGGGCTGAAGATCAGCGACATCGATCTGTTCGAAGTTAATGAAGCCTTCGCCGCAGTCGTCATGAAATTCCGGAAAGACCTGGACATACCGGCAGAAAAGATCAACGTGAACGGCGGGGCAATCGCGATGGGACATCCCCTTGGGGCCAGTGGTGCCATGATATTAGGAACCGTTCTGGATGAACTGGAGCGGCGCAGGCTGCGCTATGGCCTGTGCACCCTCTGCGTCGGTGGCGGAATCGGGATAGCGACCATTGTCGAACGGCTGTGA
- a CDS encoding acyl-CoA dehydrogenase family protein produces MNYSLNDEQKILKDTARSFFTEELKSSLVREVEEDEQGYSRKLWESIAEFGWMGTIIPEEFGGFEATFFELSLILEEMGYAGYAGPFFSTVVLGALTILTAGTPEQKRSVLEEVSLGKRLMTLALEETGDGPSACEIATTAKKVADGFLLNGCKRFVPFAHVADTIICAARTGDGGKNGEEGISLFLVDRRSQGVSIEVLNTIARDKQCDVVFNNVLVSGDSLLGEAGEGWQLLQGVLRVASVAKCAEMVGGARKVLEMVVEYAKTRKQFGQPIGSFQAIQHHCANMLTCLDSSALLTFYASKRIGQGLSYEKEAAMCKAWVSDSYRKLTALGHQVMGGVGFIDESDLQIYFRRAKAAEQALGDATYHREIVAQLMGL; encoded by the coding sequence ATGAACTACAGTTTGAATGATGAACAGAAGATACTTAAAGATACCGCTCGGTCCTTTTTTACGGAGGAGTTGAAGAGTTCGCTTGTTCGCGAAGTTGAAGAAGATGAACAGGGGTACAGTCGCAAACTGTGGGAGAGCATAGCGGAATTTGGCTGGATGGGAACGATAATCCCCGAGGAATTCGGAGGGTTCGAAGCAACATTCTTTGAACTCTCCCTGATCTTGGAGGAAATGGGCTACGCCGGGTATGCCGGCCCCTTTTTCTCCACGGTGGTTTTGGGCGCGCTCACCATCCTGACAGCAGGTACCCCTGAACAGAAACGGTCGGTCCTGGAGGAAGTCTCCCTGGGGAAGCGGTTGATGACACTGGCGCTGGAGGAGACCGGCGACGGACCGTCAGCGTGCGAGATTGCGACTACTGCGAAAAAAGTGGCTGATGGTTTTCTGTTGAATGGATGCAAGCGCTTTGTCCCCTTTGCCCATGTAGCTGATACGATCATCTGCGCTGCCAGGACAGGCGACGGCGGTAAAAATGGTGAAGAGGGAATAAGCCTCTTTCTTGTCGACAGAAGATCTCAGGGAGTGTCGATAGAGGTTCTCAATACCATTGCCAGGGACAAACAGTGTGACGTTGTCTTCAATAATGTTCTGGTGTCGGGAGATTCCCTACTAGGTGAAGCGGGGGAAGGGTGGCAGCTGCTGCAAGGTGTGCTACGGGTAGCCTCGGTTGCAAAGTGTGCGGAGATGGTAGGCGGAGCACGGAAGGTCCTGGAGATGGTCGTGGAGTATGCCAAGACGCGCAAGCAGTTCGGTCAACCCATCGGGAGCTTCCAGGCGATCCAGCACCATTGTGCCAATATGCTCACCTGTCTGGACAGTTCAGCGCTTCTGACCTTTTATGCCAGTAAGCGCATCGGTCAGGGGCTTTCCTATGAAAAGGAAGCTGCCATGTGCAAGGCGTGGGTGAGCGACTCCTATCGGAAATTGACCGCATTGGGGCATCAGGTGATGGGTGGCGTCGGCTTTATTGACGAGAGCGATTTGCAGATCTATTTCCGTCGTGCAAAGGCCGCGGAGCAGGCACTCGGAGATGCGACCTACCATCGGGAAATCGTAGCGCAGTTGATGGGACTCTAA
- a CDS encoding acyl-CoA dehydrogenase: MEIELNSRESAILEEVRRFLKSEVTPELLAESHHLEYIYGGEEGRKFVRKFAANGWLTPCWPEEYGGLNSSEMLMYAIRNEMAYARVPIHFAGAHMAGPSILRYGNDDLKKNYLLRLASGEIEFALGYSEPAAGSDLMGLEMRAADKGDHLIVNGQKTFNTHAHVADYHWLAVRTNLEGPKHKGISILIVDLKSPGITIRPMITMAGTRTNEVFYDDVVVPRANLVGEINSGFKYIMAALDFERMFPFGHYKKFYEDLVAYLKTVTRNGMPLTKDPLVRQKLAQLEIELEIIHHLYFQLAHMLDNGKIPNYQASMEKNFLTDFEQRLANTALEILGARGQLREGANGAILDGLPEWLYRWTVIETIYGGTAEIQRNIMAQRGLGLPRA; this comes from the coding sequence ATGGAAATAGAATTGAACAGCAGGGAGAGTGCAATTTTGGAGGAGGTGCGCCGTTTTCTCAAGAGCGAAGTCACTCCTGAACTGCTCGCCGAGTCGCACCATCTTGAGTATATCTATGGTGGCGAAGAAGGCCGGAAATTCGTCCGGAAATTTGCCGCCAATGGTTGGTTGACCCCCTGCTGGCCGGAAGAATACGGTGGGCTCAACTCGTCTGAAATGCTCATGTATGCCATCCGGAATGAAATGGCATATGCACGGGTGCCGATACATTTTGCTGGTGCGCACATGGCCGGGCCGAGCATCCTCAGATACGGGAACGACGACCTGAAAAAAAATTATCTTCTCCGACTCGCGAGTGGTGAAATCGAGTTTGCCCTCGGCTATTCCGAGCCTGCAGCAGGTTCGGACCTCATGGGCCTTGAGATGCGAGCGGCGGACAAGGGTGATCACCTGATTGTTAACGGGCAGAAGACATTCAACACCCATGCCCATGTTGCCGATTATCATTGGCTGGCGGTAAGGACCAATCTTGAAGGGCCCAAACACAAAGGGATATCGATTCTCATTGTGGATCTCAAAAGTCCGGGGATAACCATACGCCCCATGATCACCATGGCTGGAACCAGGACCAACGAGGTCTTTTACGACGACGTGGTTGTCCCCCGTGCGAACCTTGTTGGTGAAATCAACAGCGGTTTCAAGTACATCATGGCGGCGCTCGATTTTGAACGGATGTTTCCGTTCGGTCACTACAAAAAGTTTTATGAGGATCTGGTGGCCTATCTCAAAACGGTTACGCGCAACGGCATGCCGCTCACCAAGGACCCACTGGTTCGGCAGAAACTTGCCCAGTTGGAGATTGAACTGGAGATAATCCATCACCTTTACTTCCAGCTTGCCCACATGCTGGACAACGGCAAGATACCCAATTACCAGGCATCCATGGAGAAGAACTTCCTGACCGATTTCGAACAGCGGCTGGCCAATACAGCGCTTGAGATACTGGGGGCAAGAGGCCAACTGAGGGAGGGTGCAAATGGAGCTATTCTGGACGGTTTGCCTGAATGGCTCTACCGCTGGACTGTTATTGAGACCATTTACGGGGGGACCGCCGAAATCCAGCGGAATATCATGGCACAACGCGGTTTAGGGTTGCCGAGAGCATAG
- a CDS encoding MBL fold metallo-hydrolase, producing the protein MRVRKPGRIAEGLWFLGSETSCVYLLEGAESSMLINGGISCIVPDILEQFRAFRIDDTKIDKLLILHSHFDHVGIVPFFLRRKPGMVLYGSCRSLEVLQKPKALHAINAASRYVIESSGLSESTASCDLEWREGYPGIAVANGDMIDLGGLEVQIFDTPGHSPCSVSAYVPRLEALFPSDAGGVPSGEKIVTYGTSNYGIFEESLCRLKELPIAYYCADHCGYVTGDEAAGFVTASLAAATARRNLMISVYRRTGNLDDAARELAEYCADENIGGIVPPETFVEAQRQILMHLVGLK; encoded by the coding sequence ATGAGAGTGCGAAAACCGGGGAGGATCGCCGAAGGTTTATGGTTTTTGGGGAGTGAAACGTCGTGCGTTTACCTCCTTGAGGGAGCGGAGAGTTCCATGCTGATCAACGGAGGGATAAGCTGTATCGTTCCGGATATTCTAGAACAGTTCCGGGCCTTCCGTATTGATGATACGAAAATCGACAAGCTCCTCATCCTTCATTCCCACTTCGACCACGTTGGCATTGTTCCCTTCTTTTTGCGGCGCAAGCCGGGCATGGTACTCTACGGATCATGCCGTTCCCTGGAAGTTCTCCAAAAACCCAAGGCTCTCCATGCCATCAATGCTGCCAGCCGTTACGTTATTGAATCCTCCGGTTTGAGCGAATCCACTGCTTCCTGTGATCTGGAGTGGCGGGAAGGGTACCCCGGTATTGCCGTTGCCAACGGTGACATGATCGATCTAGGTGGCCTTGAGGTACAAATATTCGACACCCCGGGGCATTCACCATGTTCCGTATCCGCCTATGTTCCTCGCCTTGAGGCGCTCTTTCCTTCCGATGCCGGCGGCGTCCCCAGCGGGGAAAAGATCGTAACTTACGGTACGTCCAATTACGGAATATTCGAAGAGAGTCTTTGCCGGTTGAAGGAACTTCCGATTGCTTACTACTGTGCGGACCATTGCGGTTATGTGACGGGTGACGAGGCCGCCGGCTTTGTGACGGCATCACTCGCGGCGGCCACGGCGCGGCGGAACCTGATGATCTCCGTATACCGGCGTACCGGCAATCTGGATGATGCTGCCAGAGAGCTTGCCGAGTACTGTGCCGATGAAAATATCGGTGGTATCGTTCCCCCCGAAACCTTCGTGGAAGCCCAACGGCAGATACTTATGCATCTGGTGGGATTAAAATGA